In the Nilaparvata lugens isolate BPH chromosome 9, ASM1435652v1, whole genome shotgun sequence genome, one interval contains:
- the LOC120353090 gene encoding uncharacterized protein LOC120353090 isoform X1: MRRSTHFLRKYIELLSYDKPHTSLPLFAFFVIFSLVNINLLKAIYIEFESFETSLNGLTDFAINSILLPCVIRHAFNKKEFTQLVDVIEKDLELDRIDFKGRKKLWTKIESTHRKRTYHAERMAQNLIALLTISGFSIYTKNLIKYIMLDKTKSENSDAIWPTPYLSYLPPEFDKLSFLIYLCFLHAFLLMIYVSEGILIFCSFNLTTEKLLADFEIFYILVDNLNRNFSYDYESQENIYSIYTPLMVDLRRDMRRIVCFHQNINRNFTICANNTAFGICIVNVALMSYGCTVAYFMLTSKSLKTAAHYALLFIIINLSAFSTYHNGQRLFNQNEVLRRTLAELPWTDKPYWFKQTLHVMMTRANMDIEIRPYGIYTPNYMSFKDLMKTAFSVSNLFYTKRTSTQ, translated from the exons ATGAGACGCAGCACCCATTTTCTAAGGAAATACATAGAATTGTTGAGCTACGACAAACCCCACACCTCACTACCGTTGTTCGCTTTTTTCGTCATTTTTTCCCTCGTCAACATAAACTTGTTGAAGGCAATCTACATTGAATTCGAAAGTTTCGAGACATCACTCAATGGATTAACAGACTTTGCAATTAACTCAATTCTATTACCGTGTGTGATTAGACATGCATTTAACAAAAAAGAATTTACTCAACTTGTAGATGTGATCGAAAAAGATTTGGAACTCGATCGGATAGATTTCAAGGGCCGGAAAAAACTGTGGACGAAAATCGAAAGTACTCATCGCAAAAGAACATATCATGCCGAACGTATGGCTCAAAATCTTATAGCTTTACTCACAATTTCGGGATTCTCAATTTACacaaaaaacttgataaaatacATCATGCTCGATAAAACTAAGTCAGAAAATAGTGATGCAATATGGCCTACACCCTATCTATCGTACTTGCCACCAGAGTTTGACAAATTATCATTTCTGATCTACCTGTGCTTTCTTCACGCTTTTCTATTAATGATATATGTCAGCGAAGGTATTCTTATTTTTTGCTCATTCAATCTGACAACCGAAAAATTACTGgctgattttgaaatattttacataCTTGTGGACAATCTGAATAGAAATTTCTCCTATGACTATGAGTCACAAGAGAATATCTACAGCATATATACACCTTTGATGGTAGACCTCAGAAGAGATATGAGACGTATCGTGTGTTTCCACCAAAATATTAATAG GAACTTTACAATTTGTGCCAACAACACTGCATTTGGGATTTGTATTGTAAATGTAGCACTAATGAGCTACGGATGCACAGTGGCCTATTTCATGCTGACG TCCAAAAGTTTGAAGACCGCAGCTCACTATGCTTtgcttttcattattataaaccTGTCTGCATTCAGTACCTATCATAATGGCCAACGCTTATTCAACCAg AACGAGGTGTTACGCCGCACATTGGCCGAGCTTCCTTGGACCGATAAACCTTATTGGTTCAAACAGACTCTACATGTCATGATGACGAGGGCTAATATGGATATCGAAATAAGACCCTATGGAATATACACTCCTAACTATATGTCATTCAAAGAT TTGATGAAGACCGCCTTCTCAGTGAGTAATTTATTCTACACAAAGCGAACATCAACTCAATGA
- the LOC120353090 gene encoding uncharacterized protein LOC120353090 isoform X2, protein MRRSTHFLRKYIELLSYDKPHTSLPLFAFFVIFSLVNINLLKAIYIEFESFETSLNGLTDFAINSILLPCVIRHAFNKKEFTQLVDVIEKDLELDRIDFKGRKKLWTKIESTHRKRTYHAERMAQNLIALLTISGFSIYTKNLIKYIMLDKTKSENSDAIWPTPYLSYLPPEFDKLSFLIYLCFLHAFLLMIYVSEGILIFCSFNLTTEKLLADFEIFYILVDNLNRNFSYDYESQENIYSIYTPLMVDLRRDMRRIVCFHQNINRNFTICANNTAFGICIVNVALMSYGCTVAYFMLTNEVLRRTLAELPWTDKPYWFKQTLHVMMTRANMDIEIRPYGIYTPNYMSFKDLMKTAFSVSNLFYTKRTSTQ, encoded by the exons ATGAGACGCAGCACCCATTTTCTAAGGAAATACATAGAATTGTTGAGCTACGACAAACCCCACACCTCACTACCGTTGTTCGCTTTTTTCGTCATTTTTTCCCTCGTCAACATAAACTTGTTGAAGGCAATCTACATTGAATTCGAAAGTTTCGAGACATCACTCAATGGATTAACAGACTTTGCAATTAACTCAATTCTATTACCGTGTGTGATTAGACATGCATTTAACAAAAAAGAATTTACTCAACTTGTAGATGTGATCGAAAAAGATTTGGAACTCGATCGGATAGATTTCAAGGGCCGGAAAAAACTGTGGACGAAAATCGAAAGTACTCATCGCAAAAGAACATATCATGCCGAACGTATGGCTCAAAATCTTATAGCTTTACTCACAATTTCGGGATTCTCAATTTACacaaaaaacttgataaaatacATCATGCTCGATAAAACTAAGTCAGAAAATAGTGATGCAATATGGCCTACACCCTATCTATCGTACTTGCCACCAGAGTTTGACAAATTATCATTTCTGATCTACCTGTGCTTTCTTCACGCTTTTCTATTAATGATATATGTCAGCGAAGGTATTCTTATTTTTTGCTCATTCAATCTGACAACCGAAAAATTACTGgctgattttgaaatattttacataCTTGTGGACAATCTGAATAGAAATTTCTCCTATGACTATGAGTCACAAGAGAATATCTACAGCATATATACACCTTTGATGGTAGACCTCAGAAGAGATATGAGACGTATCGTGTGTTTCCACCAAAATATTAATAG GAACTTTACAATTTGTGCCAACAACACTGCATTTGGGATTTGTATTGTAAATGTAGCACTAATGAGCTACGGATGCACAGTGGCCTATTTCATGCTGACG AACGAGGTGTTACGCCGCACATTGGCCGAGCTTCCTTGGACCGATAAACCTTATTGGTTCAAACAGACTCTACATGTCATGATGACGAGGGCTAATATGGATATCGAAATAAGACCCTATGGAATATACACTCCTAACTATATGTCATTCAAAGAT TTGATGAAGACCGCCTTCTCAGTGAGTAATTTATTCTACACAAAGCGAACATCAACTCAATGA
- the LOC120353090 gene encoding uncharacterized protein LOC120353090 isoform X3 yields the protein MSYGCTVAYFMLTSKSLKTAAHYALLFIIINLSAFSTYHNGQRLFNQNEVLRRTLAELPWTDKPYWFKQTLHVMMTRANMDIEIRPYGIYTPNYMSFKDLMKTAFSVSNLFYTKRTSTQ from the exons ATGAGCTACGGATGCACAGTGGCCTATTTCATGCTGACG TCCAAAAGTTTGAAGACCGCAGCTCACTATGCTTtgcttttcattattataaaccTGTCTGCATTCAGTACCTATCATAATGGCCAACGCTTATTCAACCAg AACGAGGTGTTACGCCGCACATTGGCCGAGCTTCCTTGGACCGATAAACCTTATTGGTTCAAACAGACTCTACATGTCATGATGACGAGGGCTAATATGGATATCGAAATAAGACCCTATGGAATATACACTCCTAACTATATGTCATTCAAAGAT TTGATGAAGACCGCCTTCTCAGTGAGTAATTTATTCTACACAAAGCGAACATCAACTCAATGA